One Lysobacter enzymogenes DNA segment encodes these proteins:
- a CDS encoding SRPBCC domain-containing protein, giving the protein MTSDGSSTLAVAPARTTHRIEERSITLQRIIHAPRELAFLAWTDPVHVARWWGPHGFRSVVREMDVRVGGQFRICMVGPDGAEYPIKGVYRQILEPDRLVYTDDWDDERPPQPSEVTVDFAEQGPEETLLTVAIVFPDREERELAQEMGTVPGWSDSFERLDAYLAER; this is encoded by the coding sequence ACGACCCACCGTATCGAAGAGCGCAGCATCACCCTGCAACGCATCATCCACGCCCCGCGCGAGCTGGCGTTCCTGGCCTGGACCGACCCGGTCCACGTCGCCCGCTGGTGGGGCCCGCACGGCTTCCGCAGCGTGGTGCGCGAGATGGACGTGCGCGTGGGCGGGCAGTTCCGCATCTGCATGGTCGGGCCGGACGGCGCCGAGTATCCGATCAAGGGCGTGTACCGGCAGATCCTCGAACCCGACCGGCTGGTCTACACCGACGACTGGGACGACGAGCGTCCGCCGCAGCCCTCGGAGGTGACCGTCGATTTCGCCGAACAAGGCCCCGAGGAAACCCTGTTGACCGTGGCCATCGTGTTCCCCGACCGCGAGGAACGCGAACTGGCGCAGGAGATGGGCACGGTGCCGGGCTGGAGCGATTCGTTCGAACGCCTGGACGCCTACCTCGCCGAGCGCTGA
- a CDS encoding ABC transporter ATP-binding protein, producing MPPQTPASPVPAADAIVSIQGLTKTYAGGFQALKRIDLDIRRGEIFALLGPNGAGKTTLISIVCGIVNPGEGRVLADGHDIVRDYRAARAAIGLVPQELHTDAFETVWDTVRFSRGLFGKAPDPAYLEKLLRELALWDKRGEKIMALSGGMKRRVLIAKALSHEPRILFLDEPTAGVDVELRREMWAMVSRLRENGTTIILTTHYIEEAEEMADRVGVINKGEIVLVEDTRALMRKLGKKQLTLQLQAPLAALPAGLANDALALSADGNELVYTFDAQAEDTGIAALLKRLAEHGIEFKDLRTAQSSLEEIFVNLVKAPRPAQEARA from the coding sequence ATGCCGCCACAGACCCCCGCTTCCCCCGTGCCCGCCGCCGACGCCATCGTGTCGATCCAGGGCCTGACCAAGACCTACGCCGGCGGTTTCCAGGCGCTCAAGCGCATCGACCTGGACATCCGCCGCGGCGAGATCTTCGCCCTGCTCGGCCCCAACGGCGCCGGCAAGACCACCCTGATCAGCATCGTCTGCGGCATCGTCAATCCCGGCGAAGGCCGGGTGCTGGCCGACGGCCACGACATCGTGCGCGACTACCGCGCCGCGCGCGCGGCGATCGGGCTGGTGCCGCAGGAGCTGCACACCGACGCGTTCGAAACCGTGTGGGACACGGTCCGCTTCAGTCGTGGCCTGTTCGGCAAGGCGCCCGATCCGGCCTATCTGGAAAAACTGCTGCGCGAGCTGGCGCTGTGGGACAAGCGCGGCGAGAAGATCATGGCCCTGTCCGGCGGCATGAAGCGGCGCGTGCTGATCGCCAAGGCGCTGTCGCACGAGCCGCGCATCCTGTTCCTCGACGAACCCACCGCCGGCGTCGACGTGGAACTGCGCCGCGAGATGTGGGCGATGGTGTCGCGCCTGCGCGAGAACGGCACGACCATCATCCTGACCACCCACTACATCGAGGAGGCCGAGGAAATGGCCGACCGGGTCGGGGTGATCAACAAAGGCGAGATCGTGCTGGTCGAGGACACCCGCGCGCTGATGCGCAAGCTCGGCAAGAAGCAGCTGACCCTGCAACTGCAGGCGCCGCTGGCCGCGCTGCCGGCCGGACTGGCCAACGACGCGCTGGCGCTGTCGGCCGACGGCAACGAGCTGGTCTACACCTTCGACGCCCAGGCCGAGGACACCGGCATCGCCGCGCTGCTCAAGCGCCTGGCCGAGCACGGGATCGAGTTCAAGGACCTGCGCACGGCGCAGAGTTCGCTCGAAGAGATATTCGTCAACTTGGTCAAGGCGCCGCGCCCGGCGCAGGAGGCGCGGGCATGA
- a CDS encoding ABC transporter permease, translating into MNLHAIKAIYFFEMHRTFRTLMQSIATPVLSTSLYFIVFGSAIGSRMVEIGGVSYAAFIVPGLIMMSLLTESISNASFGIYLPKWSGTIYELLSAPVSFIEAICGYVGAAATKSVILGTLMLITARFFVDFEIVHPLWMIAFLVLTAVTFSLFGFIIGVWADGFEKLQMIPMMIVMPLTFLGGSFYSIDMLPPFWRSVSLFNPVVYLVNGFRWSFYGKSDVDIGLSVGMTAGFMVLCLVVVWWIFRTGYKLKS; encoded by the coding sequence ATGAACCTGCATGCGATCAAGGCGATCTATTTCTTCGAGATGCACCGCACCTTCCGCACCCTGATGCAGTCCATCGCTACGCCGGTGCTGTCGACGTCGCTGTACTTCATCGTGTTCGGTTCGGCGATCGGCTCGCGCATGGTCGAGATCGGCGGGGTCAGCTACGCGGCCTTCATCGTGCCGGGCCTGATCATGATGTCGCTGCTGACCGAGAGCATCTCCAACGCCTCCTTCGGCATCTACCTGCCCAAGTGGTCGGGCACGATCTACGAACTGCTGTCGGCGCCGGTGTCGTTCATCGAGGCGATCTGCGGCTACGTCGGCGCGGCGGCGACCAAGTCGGTGATCCTGGGCACGCTGATGCTGATCACGGCGCGGTTCTTCGTCGATTTCGAGATCGTCCATCCGTTGTGGATGATCGCCTTCCTGGTGCTGACAGCGGTCACCTTCAGCCTGTTCGGCTTCATCATCGGGGTGTGGGCGGACGGTTTCGAGAAGCTGCAGATGATCCCGATGATGATCGTGATGCCGCTGACCTTCCTCGGCGGCAGCTTCTATTCCATCGACATGCTGCCGCCGTTCTGGCGCTCGGTGTCGCTGTTCAATCCGGTGGTGTACCTGGTCAACGGGTTCCGCTGGAGCTTCTACGGCAAGTCGGACGTGGACATCGGGCTGAGCGTGGGGATGACCGCGGGGTTCATGGTCTTGTGCCTGGTGGTGGTGTGGTGGATCTTCCGGACCGGCTACAAGCTCAAGAGTTGA
- a CDS encoding amino acid permease, with amino-acid sequence MPNDHQQLHRGLSERHIRLMALGAAIGVGLFLGSANAIKLAGPGILLAYLLGGGAIFIIMRALGEMAVHNPVAGSFSRYARDYLGPLSGYLTGWNYWFLWLVTCVAEITAVGVYMQVWFPGSPQWGWALAALVAMGSVNLITVKAYGEFEFWFAMIKVVTIVAMILGGLAMIVFGLGNNGVAIGISNLWAHGGFFPNGAQGVLMSLQMVMFAYLGVEMIGLTAGEAANPAKSIPDAINSVFWRIVIFYVGALFVILSLYPWNELGTTGSPFVQTFERLGIREAAGIINFVVLTAALSSCNGGIFSTGRMLYNLAQQKQAPALFARTSPGGVPRAAILVSVAALLIGVAANYLAPAKVFVWVTSIATFGAIWTWGVILVAHMKFRARLSAAERDALAFKAPMFPVGSWIALAFLVLVIGLMAYFPDTRVALIVGPAFLVLLTVLFYALGFHRRAAVD; translated from the coding sequence ATGCCCAACGACCACCAGCAACTCCACCGCGGCCTCAGCGAGCGCCACATCCGCCTGATGGCGCTGGGCGCCGCGATCGGCGTCGGCCTGTTCCTGGGCTCGGCCAACGCGATCAAGCTGGCCGGCCCCGGCATCCTGCTGGCCTACCTGCTCGGCGGCGGCGCGATCTTCATCATCATGCGCGCGCTCGGCGAGATGGCGGTGCACAACCCGGTGGCCGGTTCCTTCAGCCGCTACGCGCGCGACTACCTCGGTCCGCTGTCGGGCTACCTGACCGGCTGGAACTACTGGTTCCTGTGGCTGGTGACCTGCGTGGCCGAGATCACCGCGGTCGGCGTGTACATGCAGGTGTGGTTCCCCGGTTCGCCGCAATGGGGCTGGGCGCTGGCCGCGCTGGTGGCGATGGGCTCGGTCAACCTGATCACGGTCAAGGCTTACGGCGAGTTCGAATTCTGGTTCGCGATGATCAAGGTGGTGACCATCGTCGCGATGATCCTCGGCGGCCTGGCGATGATCGTGTTCGGCCTGGGCAACAACGGCGTGGCCATCGGCATCTCCAACCTGTGGGCGCACGGCGGCTTCTTCCCCAACGGCGCGCAGGGCGTGCTGATGTCGCTGCAGATGGTGATGTTCGCCTACCTCGGCGTGGAGATGATCGGCCTGACCGCGGGCGAGGCGGCCAACCCGGCCAAGTCGATTCCCGACGCGATCAACTCGGTGTTCTGGCGGATCGTGATCTTCTACGTCGGCGCGTTGTTCGTGATCCTGTCGCTGTACCCGTGGAACGAACTGGGCACCACCGGCAGCCCGTTCGTGCAGACCTTCGAACGCCTGGGCATCCGCGAGGCCGCCGGCATCATCAACTTCGTGGTCCTGACTGCGGCCTTGTCCTCGTGCAACGGCGGCATCTTCAGCACCGGCCGCATGCTCTACAACCTGGCCCAGCAAAAGCAGGCGCCGGCGCTGTTCGCGCGCACCTCGCCCGGCGGCGTGCCGCGTGCGGCGATCCTGGTGTCGGTGGCGGCGTTGCTGATCGGCGTGGCGGCGAACTATCTGGCCCCGGCCAAGGTATTCGTGTGGGTGACGTCCATCGCCACTTTCGGCGCGATCTGGACCTGGGGCGTGATCCTGGTGGCGCACATGAAGTTCCGCGCCCGCCTGAGCGCGGCCGAGCGCGATGCGCTGGCGTTCAAGGCGCCGATGTTCCCGGTCGGCTCGTGGATCGCGCTGGCGTTCCTGGTGCTGGTGATCGGGCTGATGGCCTATTTCCCGGACACCCGGGTGGCGTTGATCGTGGGGCCGGCGTTCTTGGTCCTGTTGACGGTGCTGTTCTACGCGTTGGGGTTCCATCGGCGCGCAGCGGTGGATTGA